In one window of Epinephelus fuscoguttatus linkage group LG20, E.fuscoguttatus.final_Chr_v1 DNA:
- the fbxl15 gene encoding F-box/LRR-repeat protein 15 isoform X2: MGEDAKIRTCHLLDLPWEDVLVPHILCYLPLQHLVSLQRVSKQFHSLIQVYLANCRTFDLSLIGPSIPKEAFCALLKDNKVLHSLSLQNCSDWVTDKELLPVIGQNQHLQRVDMSGCVWLTRHSLVAVSLSCMHLQHLGLAHCEWVDSLSLRSLADHCGGLQSIDLTACRQLKDDAICYLAKKCSKLRSLSLAVNANVTDESVEEVAKNCRGLEQLDLTGCLRVRNQSIRTLAEYCPKLQSLKVNHCHNVTESSLDPLRKRNVVIDVEPPLQRALVLLQDVLGFAPFINLQI; the protein is encoded by the exons ATGGGTGAAGACGCTAAGATACGAAC ATGTCATCTCTTGGACTTGCCCTGGGAGGATGTGCTTGTCCCACATATTCTGTGCTACTTGCCGCTGCAGCACCTTGTCAGCCTGCAGAGGGTGAGCAAGCAGTTTCACAGCCTCATCCAGGTGTATCTGGCCAACTGCAGGACGTTTGATCTGTCCTTG ATTGGACCGTCCATTCCCAAGGAAGCGTTCTGCGCCTTGTTAAAGGACAACAAAGTCCTCCACAGCCTGTCTCTCCAGAACTGCTCAGACTGGGTGACGGACAAGGAGCTGCTGCCAGTTATTGGCCAGAACCAGCACCTGCAGAGAGTGGACATGAGCGGGTGTGTTTGGCTCACCCGCCACTCCCTGGTGGCTGTGTCCTTGAGCTGCATGCACCTGCAGCACCTCGGCCTGGCGCACTGCGAGTGGGTGGACAGCCTGTCCCTGCGCAGCCTGGCTGACCACTGCGGGGGGCTGCAGTCGATCGACCTCACCGCCTGCCGCCAGCTCAAGGACGACGCCATCTGCTACCTGGCCAAGAAGTGCTCCAAGTTGAGGTCTCTATCTCTGGCAGTCAACGCCAACGTCACTGACGAGTCGGTGGAGGAGGTGGCCAAGAACTGCAGGGGCCTGGAGCAGCTGGACCTGACGGGTTGCCTGCGGGTCAGGAACCAGTCCATCAG GACTCTCGCAGAGTACTGCCCAAAGCTGCAGTCCCTGAAGGTGAATCACTGTCACAATGTGACAGAGTCCAGCCTGGATCCTCTGCGGAAGCGCAACGTAGTGATAGATGTTGAGCCGCCGCTACAGAGGGCTCTGGTGCTTCTTCAGGACGTGCTGGGGTTTGCTCCCTTTATCAATCTGCAGATATAG
- the ndufb8 gene encoding NADH dehydrogenase [ubiquinone] 1 beta subcomplex subunit 8, mitochondrial, with protein sequence MRTSYTVRAQQPVNMAGVGFRRLAQALSQRKAPGFSALLSGCRAASGVSKDSLPGPYPQTPEEKAAAAKKYNMRVEDYEPFPDNGEGYGDYPKLPDRSQHERDPWYQWDHPDLRRNWGEPMHWDFDMFIRNRVDTSPSPVSWSTMCKQLFGFIGFMLFMFYLGEKFRAYQPVAPKQYPYNNLYLERGGDPEKQPEEVKNYEI encoded by the exons ATGCGCACTTCTTACACTGTCAGAGCGCAGCAGCCAGTAAACATGGCTGGTGTAGGTTTCCGACGGTTGGCCCAGGCTCTCTCTCAAAGGAAAGCTCCTGGCTTTTCAGCCCTTTTGTCGGGATGCAGAGCAG ccTCCGGTGTGTCAAAGGACAGTCTGCCCGGTCCATACCCTCAGACCCCTGAGGAGAAAGCGGCAGCTGCAAAGAAGTACAATATGAGGGTTGAGGACTATGAACCATTTCCCGACAATGGCGAGGG ctATGGTGATTATCCAAAGCTACCAGATAGATCTCAGCATGAGAGAGACCCCTGGTACCAGTGGGACCACCCTGACCTGAGGAGGAACTGGGGAGAGCCG ATGCATTGGGATTTTGACATGTTCATCAGGAACCGTGTGGATACATCTCCCTCCCCTGTGTCCTGGTCCACAATGTGCAAACAGCTGTTTGGTTTCATCGGGTTCATGCTGTTTATGTTCTACCTTGGGGAGAAATTTCGGGCCTACCAACCTGTT GCACCGAAACAGTACCCCTATAACAACCTGTActtggagagaggaggagatccAGAAAAACAACCAGAGGaagtcaaaaattatgaaatctAG
- the gpx9 gene encoding glutathione peroxidase 9 has protein sequence MANKSIYDFSVETLDGQVVPLGSYRGKVLLIINVATFUGSTIEEYHRLNALMEMFDDLNFTVLGFPCNQFGLQSPEVNHETLNILKYVRPGGGFVPKFPVFGKVEVNGLNEEPLFTYLKESLPFVNPIIGDTKKFYWSPINVNDIRWNFEKFLITADGMPFRRYELHCPIENVENDIAELL, from the exons ATGGCGAATAAATCAATCTATGATTTCTCTGTCGAGACCCTGGATGGACAGGTGGTTCCGCTCGGTAGCTACAGGGGTAAAGTGCTTCTCATCATCAACGTTGCCACCTTCTGAGGGTCAACAATAGAGGAG TACCACCGACTGAATGCACTGATGGAAATGTTTGATGACCTCAACTTCACTGTCCTGGGATTCCCCTGCAACCAGTTCGGTCTTCAGTCACCTG AGGTGAACCATGAAACCCTCAATATCCTCAAGTATGTGAGGCCCGGTGGGGGGTTTGTGCCAAAGTTTCCTGTCTTTGGAAAGGTTGAGGTGAATGGATTAAATGAGGAGCCTCTTTTCACCTATCTAAAG GAATCTTTGCCATTTGTGAACCCTATTATTGGAGACACAAAGAAATTCTACTGGTCCCCAATCAACGTCAATGACATTCGGTGGAATTTTGAAAAGTTCCTAATCACTGCAGATGGCATGCCCTTCAGAAG GTATGAACTTCACTGCCCCATCGAGAACGTGGAGAATGACATAGCAGAGCTTCTCTGA
- the fbxl15 gene encoding F-box/LRR-repeat protein 15 isoform X1, with product MQCQSSAVKQGLHVVSRCHLLDLPWEDVLVPHILCYLPLQHLVSLQRVSKQFHSLIQVYLANCRTFDLSLIGPSIPKEAFCALLKDNKVLHSLSLQNCSDWVTDKELLPVIGQNQHLQRVDMSGCVWLTRHSLVAVSLSCMHLQHLGLAHCEWVDSLSLRSLADHCGGLQSIDLTACRQLKDDAICYLAKKCSKLRSLSLAVNANVTDESVEEVAKNCRGLEQLDLTGCLRVRNQSIRTLAEYCPKLQSLKVNHCHNVTESSLDPLRKRNVVIDVEPPLQRALVLLQDVLGFAPFINLQI from the exons ATGCAGTGTCAAAGTTCAGCTGTGAAACAAGGTCTGCATGTCGTCAGCAGATGTCATCTCTTGGACTTGCCCTGGGAGGATGTGCTTGTCCCACATATTCTGTGCTACTTGCCGCTGCAGCACCTTGTCAGCCTGCAGAGGGTGAGCAAGCAGTTTCACAGCCTCATCCAGGTGTATCTGGCCAACTGCAGGACGTTTGATCTGTCCTTG ATTGGACCGTCCATTCCCAAGGAAGCGTTCTGCGCCTTGTTAAAGGACAACAAAGTCCTCCACAGCCTGTCTCTCCAGAACTGCTCAGACTGGGTGACGGACAAGGAGCTGCTGCCAGTTATTGGCCAGAACCAGCACCTGCAGAGAGTGGACATGAGCGGGTGTGTTTGGCTCACCCGCCACTCCCTGGTGGCTGTGTCCTTGAGCTGCATGCACCTGCAGCACCTCGGCCTGGCGCACTGCGAGTGGGTGGACAGCCTGTCCCTGCGCAGCCTGGCTGACCACTGCGGGGGGCTGCAGTCGATCGACCTCACCGCCTGCCGCCAGCTCAAGGACGACGCCATCTGCTACCTGGCCAAGAAGTGCTCCAAGTTGAGGTCTCTATCTCTGGCAGTCAACGCCAACGTCACTGACGAGTCGGTGGAGGAGGTGGCCAAGAACTGCAGGGGCCTGGAGCAGCTGGACCTGACGGGTTGCCTGCGGGTCAGGAACCAGTCCATCAG GACTCTCGCAGAGTACTGCCCAAAGCTGCAGTCCCTGAAGGTGAATCACTGTCACAATGTGACAGAGTCCAGCCTGGATCCTCTGCGGAAGCGCAACGTAGTGATAGATGTTGAGCCGCCGCTACAGAGGGCTCTGGTGCTTCTTCAGGACGTGCTGGGGTTTGCTCCCTTTATCAATCTGCAGATATAG